The genomic segment TTTCTTATTGCAGGctgttaaatagtttaaaaaggtAAGTTGAACCTGTTTTTGATAATTGAAAAGTACTACTTGAGTATAACTTGAAAGGCCATCTGTTCAGTTCAGAGGATCTTTCAAGttacttacatacatttttcaacctggtattagtaattattagatatttattacctaatattattacaatgattttttcttttagataaCCATGCCAAGAAGAAGGTCAAAAGTGTGgaattttttcacaaaattgaacaATAACCAAGGGAGATGTTTAAagtgcaaaaataattttgaagctAAAGGAGGTAACACTAGTAATTTGATAAATCACTTGAGAATACATCATCCCAATATTCATttggagtttttaaatataaaggaTCAAGATAACAGCTTtaacaagtaaataaaattaataataaacatttatattttaataggtactttaatctacgaattgtaaataatatacaagtattatgcccgtatgcatagtcaatttaAGTGTCACATAGGATATAGTTTAACATGTCTATAAGACATGTTAAACTATGTCTAATGTGACATATCAATTTACTATGCATACGGACATTAATGATTTAatctttttataattgtaacatatatgataagaaacatttttttacataatatttcaataggtatttgtattgaataatgatagtacaataataccataatactTTAATCTGCCATTATGTTCACcagttaattttgaaaattgtttgttagAAATGATCTGAATGAAACTGATGACATCAGTGATCCTCCTTGTGACATTGCTAATGATAGCGCAGAACATCATGAACTAGTGCCATTAAATTCCAGTGCAAATTTAGTTCACAAGTAAGTTTAAAATCTaacttaatgttataatatgtacaatacacTTACTGTACTTATTTCTTAATGAACCAcatactcaataaaaaaaaattcaaaaaaattgtaacctaaattatttggaacccaCTCGCCCACTAAcctttaatgaaataattacatttaatattatttttgttcacttGTAGATCTTGTACACTAAAACAACAATCtatgaatatatataagaaattggacaaaacaaccagtgaaaagtATACCAATGCAATTGCCTATTGGATTGCCACAGATATGCAACCTTATAGATCTGTATCAAAACAAGGATTTAAACATCTAATGTCTGTCATATGTCCTGGATATACTATCCCAAGTCGCCAAGTTTTTGCTGACAACAAAATTCCGGCTTTGTACTTTGAGGTAAAACGTAGAATAAAACAAGAACTCAACTCTGCACAATTTCTGTCGCTTACATTTGATTGTTGGACTTCCAATGCCCAACAGCCTTACATTGGCATAACAGCTCATAGTATCAATAGTGATTGGATTCTTCAAACACATTGTGTGACTTGCACAATTCTTGATGTAGACCACACTGCCattaatttaaaagatattattgAATCTACACTTAAAGATTTGAATATTCCTGTATCAAAAGTCTCTGCCGCAACTACAGATAATGCACTAATGTGATCAAAGCTGTTCAGTTAATGGGCTTAAATCATATTAGTTGTTTTGGTCACACATTAAATAATGGAGTTACATCATCTATGAATTTAAAGCCagtcaaaacaattatttcgaatatttctaaattaagaTATACATTCCATTACAGTTCAAACTTACGTAGATTGCTTCAAGATGCACAAAGTAAACACGACCTTCCACAAAAAGTTATGCCAGCATCATGTGTTACAAGATGGTGGACTAATCTACCCGCTATTCAGTTCGTAAGAGATAATTATGATGCTCTTTATGATGTGTTATTTAAGTTgaaatcaagaaaaataaaatatcttccAAACTGCAACGAACAAAAACTTATTTTGGTGATGTGCAAAATTTTTGAACCTCTAAAAACACTTGGTGAACATATGGGTGCAGAAAAGATTGTTACATCTTCTTCAATTTGGCCAGTTTATACAAAACTTGAAAAAACGTTGCTTCACACAAATTCATCAAATTTCACTTGTGCCTTAACACAAGAAGAATCAACTAGAGCGAATAATAGTGAAAATTTTGGGGACAGCGAACAATTATTTCCAAACCTTAGTGAATGTACActtatggataataatatagattcatATTTTAACACTAATGAAGTTTGTGGAGACATtagtgatgatgatgat from the Acyrthosiphon pisum isolate AL4f chromosome X, pea_aphid_22Mar2018_4r6ur, whole genome shotgun sequence genome contains:
- the LOC107885077 gene encoding zinc finger BED domain-containing protein 6-like — translated: MPRRRSKVWNFFTKLNNNQGRCLKCKNNFEAKGGNTSNLINHLRIHHPNIHLEFLNIKDQDNSFNKNDLNETDDISDPPCDIANDSAEHHELVPLNSSANLVHKSCTLKQQSMNIYKKLDKTTSEKYTNAIAYWIATDMQPYRSVSKQGFKHLMSVICPGYTIPSRQVFADNKIPALYFEVKRRIKQELNSAQFLSLTFDCWTSNAQQPYIGITAHSINSDWILQTHCVTCTILDVDHTAINLKDIIESTLKDLNIPVSKVSAATTDNALM